A DNA window from Rhineura floridana isolate rRhiFlo1 chromosome 11, rRhiFlo1.hap2, whole genome shotgun sequence contains the following coding sequences:
- the LOC133367812 gene encoding olfactory receptor 14C36-like has translation MVNQSTVTEFLLMGFSKNQDEQILYFVMFLCIYLIALVGNFLIIAAIALNHQLHAPMYFFLVNLSLTDIGYITTTIPKSMVASLTDNRLISFAGCAAQVFLIISFAGSEIALLTVMAYDRYIAICRPLQYRLIMNWDACTQMAAASWISTLIYSSVQTSANFKLDFCGTNIIGQYFCDIPQLQKISCSNTKVNQILLFVTAIPLDTFCVGLIFASYGNIFSAVLRIPSVQGRYKAFSTCTPHLTVFSLFMTTASFSYMRPKSLSTPTVDLISAVLYTVLPPVLNPIIYSFRNKDIQEAVWKIQKKIKSLLR, from the coding sequence ATGGTCAACCAGTCAACGGTAACAGAATTCCTTCTGATGGGATTTTCCAAAAACCAAGATGAGCAGATTTTGTATTTTGTGATGTTTCTCTGCATTTATTTGATAGCCTTAGTAGGGAATTTTCTCATTATCGCTGCCATTGCTCTAAACCACCAACTACATGCCCCAATGTACTTCTTTTTAGTTAACCTGTCACTGACAGACATTGGTTACATCACAACTACTATCCCCAAATCCATGGTTGCTTCTTTGACAGACAACAGACTGATTTCTTTTGCCGGCTGTGCtgcccaggttttcttaattatcAGCTTTGCAGGTTCCGAGATTGCCTTGCTCACTGTCATGGCTTATGACCGTTATATTGCAATCTGTCGTCCTCTACAGTACAGGCTAATAATGAACTGGGATGCCTGCACCCAAatggcagctgcttcctggatTAGCACCCTGATCTATTCATCAGTACAGACCAGTGCCAATTTCAAGCTCGATTTCTGTGGGACTAATATTATTGGGCAGTATTTCTGTGATATCCCTCAGTTACAAAAGATATCTTGCTCTAATACAAAAGTTAACCAGATTCTGTTGTTTGTCACTGCTATCCCATTGGATACATTTTGTGTTGGGTTGATCTTTGCTTCCTATGGCAACATCTTCTCTGCTGTGCTGAGGATCCCATCAGTTCAAGGTAGATATAAAGCTTTCTCTACCTGCACTCCCCACCTAACTGTCTTTTCTTTATTCATGACCACAGCTTCTTTTTCATACATGAGACCTAAAAGCCTTTCCACCCCCACTGTGGACCTGATTTCTGCTGTACTGTATACAGTTTTGCCACCAGTTCTTAACCCCAttatttatagcttcaggaaCAAGGACATCCAAGAGGCGGTgtggaaaatacaaaaaaaaattaaaagtctcCTCCGATAA
- the LOC133367813 gene encoding olfactory receptor 14I1-like: MNNQSMVTEFLLMIFSNDQDEQILYFVMFLCIYLIAIVGNFLIIATIALNHQLHTPMYFFLVNLSLTDIGYITTTIPKSMVASLTDNRLISFAGCVAQVYLLMSFAGSELALLTIMAYDRYVAICHPLQYRLIMNWDACAQMAAASWISTLIYSSIQASATFKLDFCGTNIIGQYFCDIPQLQKISCTDTKVNQILTFVTAIPVDLFCAVFIFASYGYIFSAVLRIPSVQGRYKAFSTCTPHLTVFSLFYTTAIFSYMRPKTLSSPTVDLISAVLYTVLPPVLNPIIYSFRNKDIQGAVWKIPKKIRSLLR, encoded by the coding sequence ATGAACAACCAATCTATGGTAACAGAGTTCCTTCTGATGATATTTTCCAATGACCAAGATGAGCAAATTTTGTATTTTGTGATGTTTCTCTGCATTTATTTAATAGCCATAGTAGGGAATTTTCTGATTATCGCTACCATAGCCCTAAACCACCAACTACATACCCCAATGTACTTCTTTTTGGTTAATCTGTCACTGACAGACATTGGCTACATCACAACTACTATCCCCAAATCCATGGTTGCTTCTTTGACAGACAACAGACTGATTTCTTTTGCCGGCTGCGTTGCCCAGGTTTACTTACTGATGAGCTTTGCAGGTTCTGAGCTTGCCTTGCTCACCATCATGGCTTATGACCGCTATGTTGCAATCTGCCATCCTCTACAGTACAGACTAATCATGAACTGGGATGCCTGTGCACAAatggcagctgcttcctggatAAGCACCCTGATCTATTCATCGATACAGGCCAGTGCCACTTTCAAGCTCGATTTCTGTGGGACTAATATTATTGGGCAGTATTTTTGTGATATCCCTCAGTTACAAAAAATATCTTGCACTGATACAAAAGTTAATCAAATTCTTACTTTTGTCACTGCAATCCCAGTGGATTTATTTTGTGCTGTGTTCATCTTTGCTTCCTATGGCTACATCTTCTCTGCTGTGCTGAGGATCCCATCTGTTCAAGGAAGATATAAAGCTTTTTCTACCTGCACTCCCCACCTGACTGTCTTTTCTTTATTCTACACCACAGCTATATTTTCATACATGAGACCTAAAACTCTTTCCTCTCCCACAGTGGACCTGATTTCTGCTGTACTGTATACAGTTTTGCCACCAGTTCTTAATCCCAttatttatagcttcaggaaCAAGGACATCCAAGGGGCAGTGTGGAAAATACCAAAAAAAATTAGAAGTCTCCTCAGATAA
- the LOC133367814 gene encoding olfactory receptor 14A16-like, which produces MSGKEHITSVNGGTHFEELRGYNTVIGAFQRDKITNLSTVTEFFLMGFSNDQDEQILYFVLFLCIYLVVLVGNFLIILAIAMNHHLHTPMYFFLVSLSLTDIGYITTTIPKSMVASWTDNRLISFAGCVAQVFLIISFGGSELALLTIMAYDRYVAICHPLQYRLIMNWDACTQMAAASWITALIYALLQTSVTFRMYFCGSNIIGQYFCDIPQLMKISCTDTKVNQILTSFFAIAFGSCCGGFIFVSYGYIFSAALRIPSVKGRYKAFSTCTPHLTVFSLFITTALFSHMRPKTLSTPTVDLISAILYTVLPPVLNPIIYSLRNKDIQEAVWQIPKKLKMLLR; this is translated from the exons ATGTCAGGAAAGGAACACATTACATCAGTAAATGGGGGCACTCATTTTGAAGAACTCAGAGGCTATAACACCGTGATAGG AGCATTTCAAAGAGATAAAATTACCAACCTATCGACAGTGACAGAGTTCTTTCTAATGGGATTTTCCAATGACCAAGATGAGcaaattttgtattttgttttgtttctctgtATTTATTTAGTAGTCTTAGTAGGGAATTTTCTCATTATCCTTGCCATAGCCATGAACCATCACCTACACACTCCAATGTACTTCTTTTTGGTCAGCCTGTCACTGACAGACATTGGCTACATCACAACTACTATCCCCAAATCCATGGTTGCTTCTTGGACAGACAACAGACTGATTTCTTTTGCCGGCTGTGttgcccaggttttcttaattatcAGCTTTGGAGGTTCCGAGCTTGCCTTGCTCACTATCATGGCTTATGACCGTTATGTTGCAATCTGCCATCCTCTACAGTACCGACTAATCATGAACTGGGATGCATGCACCCAAatggcagctgcttcctggatAACTGCCCTGATCTATGCATTGTTACAGACCAGTGTCACTTTCAGGATGTACTTCTGTGGGTCCAATATTATTGGGCAGTATTTCTGTGATATCCCTCAGTTGATGAAGATTTCTTGTACTGATACAAAAGTTAACCAAATTCTGACTTCTTTCTTTGCAATCGCATTTGGATCATGTTGTGGTGGGTTCATCTTTGTTTCCTATGGCTACATCTTCTCTGCTGCGCTGAGGATCCCATCTGTGAAAGGCAGATATAAAGCTTTCTCTACCTGCACTCCTCACCTGACTGTCTTTTCTTTATTCATCACCACAGCTCTTTTTTCACACATGAGGCCTAAAACACTTTCTACTCCCACCGTGGACCTCATTTCTGCAATACTATATACAGTTTTGCCACCAGTTCTAAATCCCATTATTTATAGTTTAAGGAACAAGGACATCCAAGAGGCGGTGTGGCAAATACCAAAAAAACTTAAAATGCTCCTCAGATAA